The Nocardioides salarius genome includes a region encoding these proteins:
- a CDS encoding YqjF family protein, with protein MPPTASTTPPGQGPPLAGRAIMDQCWRDITFLHWPVDPALVAPLLPRGVRLDLYDGAAWVGLIPFRMVDAGVGSGRPVPWLGTFLETNVRLYSTDDRGRRGVVFCSLDADRLAVVAGANAGFGVPYKWARMSADRVDGGWRYEMRRRTGGRPRSVIDVEVGEPVEPGPLELFLTARFGLHTSVLGRTLWVPNTHGPWPLHRARVRELHDELVTAAGLPGVATAAPASVLHSPGVRTWFGLPQVL; from the coding sequence GTGCCACCCACCGCGAGCACGACTCCCCCGGGCCAGGGCCCACCACTGGCCGGCCGCGCGATCATGGACCAGTGCTGGCGCGACATCACGTTCCTGCACTGGCCCGTCGACCCCGCCCTGGTGGCGCCGCTGCTGCCGCGCGGGGTGCGCCTCGACCTGTACGACGGCGCCGCCTGGGTCGGGTTGATCCCGTTCCGGATGGTCGACGCGGGCGTGGGGTCGGGTCGACCCGTCCCTTGGCTGGGCACGTTCCTCGAGACCAACGTGCGGCTCTACTCCACCGACGACCGGGGCCGGCGCGGCGTGGTCTTCTGCTCCCTCGACGCCGACCGGCTCGCGGTCGTCGCCGGCGCCAACGCTGGCTTCGGGGTGCCCTACAAGTGGGCCCGGATGTCGGCCGACCGGGTGGACGGCGGGTGGCGCTACGAGATGCGCCGCCGCACCGGCGGGCGCCCCCGCAGCGTCATCGACGTCGAGGTCGGGGAGCCGGTCGAGCCCGGCCCGCTCGAGCTCTTCCTCACCGCCCGCTTCGGGCTGCACACCTCCGTGCTCGGGCGCACCCTGTGGGTGCCCAACACCCACGGCCCCTGGCCGCTGCACCGCGCCCGCGTGCGCGAGCTGCACGACGAACTGGTCACCGCCGCCGGCCTGCCGGGCGTGGCCACCGCCGCCCCCGCCTCGGTGCTGCACTCCCCCGGCGTGCGCACCTGGTTCGGCCTGCCCCAGGTGCTCTGA
- a CDS encoding ribonuclease HII, which translates to MSLLPKGSTVRRDAGLYGYERALRRHGLESVAGVDEAGRGACAGPLVAGACILPPGRSGVVPGLADSKLLTEKARERCYDQVVRRAVAWSVVVLSHQECDRLGMHVANIEALRRAVALLDVPADYVLTDGFPVDGLGVPGLAVWKGDRVAACISAASVLAKVTRDRLMRELDREWPAYDFGTHKGYITDTHTRALEQHGPSPVHRMRFVNVRRAAGLPS; encoded by the coding sequence ATGTCGTTGCTGCCGAAGGGGTCCACGGTCCGGCGCGACGCCGGGCTCTACGGCTACGAGCGCGCCCTGCGCCGCCACGGCCTCGAGTCCGTGGCCGGGGTCGACGAGGCCGGCCGGGGTGCCTGCGCGGGGCCGCTGGTGGCCGGCGCCTGCATCCTGCCGCCGGGGCGCAGCGGCGTGGTGCCCGGCCTGGCCGACTCCAAGCTGTTGACCGAGAAGGCCCGTGAGCGCTGCTACGACCAGGTCGTGCGGCGAGCCGTCGCGTGGTCGGTGGTGGTGCTCTCGCACCAGGAGTGCGATCGGCTCGGCATGCACGTGGCCAACATCGAGGCGCTGCGCCGGGCCGTGGCGCTGCTCGACGTGCCGGCCGACTACGTGCTCACCGACGGCTTCCCCGTCGACGGGCTCGGGGTGCCGGGGCTCGCGGTCTGGAAGGGCGACCGGGTCGCCGCCTGCATCTCGGCCGCCTCGGTGCTGGCGAAGGTGACCCGCGACCGCCTGATGCGCGAGCTCGACCGCGAGTGGCCGGCGTACGACTTCGGGACCCACAAGGGCTACATCACCGACACCCACACCCGGGCGCTGGAGCAGCACGGGCCCTCGCCGGTGCACCGGATGCGCTTCGTCAACGTACGCCGCGCGGCGGGGCTGCCGTCGTAG
- the lepB gene encoding signal peptidase I has protein sequence MSSDDHDPAGPTNEAGGVVPSPAQRVAAARDKSRRGLPVWQESLLLLALAVVLAVLLKSFVVQAFYIPSESMEPGLVEDDRILVEKWSGWFGGEVERGDVVVFEDPGGWLTRGEVDEPTNPVAGALAAIGLLPDTGFLVKRVVGVEGDTIVCCDAQKRLVVNGVALEEDDYVLEDRRVRGCRGPMTGNCAWEAGPVPEGSIFVMGDNRGRSADSTVHMCLEDETECVPGDEYVPTDLVVGKVWLLLWPTDRFGGLEDTDAFDDVPDAS, from the coding sequence GTGAGCAGCGACGACCACGACCCCGCAGGCCCGACGAACGAGGCCGGCGGGGTCGTGCCGTCCCCGGCCCAACGCGTCGCGGCCGCCCGCGACAAGAGCCGGCGGGGCCTGCCGGTGTGGCAGGAGTCCCTGCTCCTGCTCGCGCTCGCGGTGGTGCTCGCGGTGCTGCTCAAGTCGTTCGTGGTGCAGGCCTTCTACATCCCCTCCGAGTCCATGGAGCCCGGACTCGTCGAGGACGACCGCATCCTGGTCGAGAAGTGGTCGGGCTGGTTCGGGGGCGAGGTCGAGCGCGGCGACGTCGTGGTCTTCGAGGACCCGGGCGGCTGGCTGACCCGCGGCGAGGTCGACGAGCCGACCAACCCGGTCGCCGGCGCCCTGGCCGCCATCGGCCTGCTGCCCGACACCGGCTTCCTGGTCAAGCGCGTCGTGGGGGTCGAGGGCGACACCATCGTGTGCTGCGACGCCCAGAAGCGGCTCGTGGTCAACGGGGTCGCGCTCGAGGAGGACGACTACGTGCTCGAGGACCGTCGGGTGCGCGGCTGCCGCGGCCCGATGACCGGCAACTGCGCCTGGGAGGCCGGGCCCGTGCCGGAGGGGTCGATCTTCGTGATGGGCGACAACCGTGGCCGGTCCGCGGACTCCACGGTGCACATGTGCCTCGAGGACGAGACCGAGTGCGTGCCCGGCGACGAGTACGTGCCCACCGACCTGGTCGTCGGCAAGGTCTGGCTGCTGCTGTGGCCCACCGACCGCTTCGGCGGCCTCGAGGACACCGACGCGTTCGACGACGTGCCGGACGCCTCCTAG
- the rplS gene encoding 50S ribosomal protein L19 — protein sequence MSNNLVAQIGNDVKRDDNPHFRAGDTVKVHVKVIEGSRSRVQIFQGVVIRVQGSGVGRTFTVRKVSFGVGVERTFPLHSPIFETIEVVTRGDVRRAKLYYLRNLRGKAAKIKERRDS from the coding sequence ATGAGCAACAACCTGGTCGCCCAGATCGGCAACGACGTCAAGCGCGACGACAACCCCCACTTCCGCGCCGGTGACACCGTCAAGGTGCACGTGAAGGTCATCGAGGGCTCGCGCTCGCGCGTGCAGATCTTCCAGGGCGTCGTCATCCGCGTGCAGGGCTCCGGCGTCGGGCGCACCTTCACCGTCCGCAAGGTCTCCTTCGGCGTCGGCGTCGAGCGCACTTTCCCGCTGCACTCCCCGATCTTCGAGACCATCGAGGTCGTGACCCGCGGCGACGTGCGCCGCGCCAAGCTGTACTACCTGCGCAACCTGCGCGGCAAGGCCGCCAAGATCAAGGAGCGTCGCGACTCCTGA
- a CDS encoding GNAT family N-acetyltransferase → MAGEWEVVPAAPGDTAELHVLTLACWVGEALVNDDLTIPPLHESVADTAASLAQWDTYVVRVGGRLVGSVRGRLEDTTWEIGRLMVAPDLQGRGLGRVLLEHAERAAPPAAAAYRLVTGKASQANLRRYQRAGYRVREVLDGPSGPAVLTKQRRRSGRG, encoded by the coding sequence GTGGCGGGGGAGTGGGAGGTCGTGCCCGCGGCACCCGGCGACACCGCCGAGCTGCACGTGCTCACGCTCGCCTGCTGGGTCGGCGAGGCGCTGGTCAACGACGACCTCACGATCCCGCCGCTGCACGAGTCGGTCGCCGACACCGCGGCCTCGCTGGCGCAGTGGGACACCTACGTCGTGCGGGTCGGTGGACGCCTCGTGGGCTCGGTGCGAGGCCGGCTCGAGGACACCACGTGGGAGATCGGCCGGCTGATGGTCGCCCCCGACCTGCAGGGCCGCGGCCTGGGCCGGGTGCTGCTCGAGCACGCCGAGCGGGCCGCCCCGCCCGCGGCGGCGGCGTACCGGCTGGTGACGGGGAAGGCCAGCCAGGCCAACCTGCGCCGCTACCAGCGCGCGGGCTACCGGGTGCGCGAGGTGCTCGACGGGCCGTCGGGGCCCGCGGTGCTGACCAAGCAGCGACGCCGGAGCGGCCGCGGCTGA
- the rimM gene encoding ribosome maturation factor RimM (Essential for efficient processing of 16S rRNA) → METIDVVVGRIGKPHGLRGEVTIDVRTDEPGLRFADGAVLEVEAPRGSAATWRTLQVARTRWHQGVLLVTFEELADRNGAEAARGIVLHAQLPADAMPEDPEEFYDHQLVGLAVVDTDGAALGTITSVVHGAQDLLGVKALDGRDTLVPFVAALVPEVDLAAGRVVVADRPGLVSPLPDDD, encoded by the coding sequence GTGGAGACCATCGACGTGGTCGTGGGCAGGATCGGCAAGCCGCACGGGCTGCGCGGCGAGGTGACCATCGACGTGCGCACCGACGAGCCGGGCCTGCGCTTCGCCGACGGCGCGGTGCTCGAGGTCGAGGCGCCGCGCGGCTCGGCCGCGACGTGGCGGACCCTGCAGGTGGCGCGCACCCGCTGGCACCAGGGGGTGCTGCTGGTGACCTTCGAGGAGCTCGCCGACCGCAACGGCGCCGAGGCCGCGCGCGGGATCGTGCTGCACGCGCAGCTGCCCGCTGACGCGATGCCGGAGGACCCCGAGGAGTTCTACGACCACCAGCTCGTCGGTCTCGCTGTCGTCGACACCGACGGCGCCGCGCTCGGCACGATCACCTCGGTCGTGCACGGCGCGCAGGACCTGCTGGGCGTCAAGGCGCTGGACGGCCGCGACACCCTAGTGCCCTTCGTCGCGGCCCTGGTGCCCGAGGTCGACCTGGCGGCCGGGCGGGTCGTGGTGGCCGACCGCCCCGGCCTCGTCTCGCCGCTGCCCGACGACGACTGA
- a CDS encoding RNA-binding protein yields MLAEALEHLVRGIVDNPDDVSVRDKELRRGSVLEVRVHPDDLGKVIGRGGRTASAFRTVVGALAGRGGARVDFVDVDRRH; encoded by the coding sequence ATGCTCGCCGAGGCGCTGGAGCACCTGGTGCGCGGCATCGTCGACAACCCTGACGACGTCAGCGTGCGCGACAAGGAGCTGCGCCGAGGTTCGGTGCTCGAGGTCCGGGTCCACCCCGACGACCTCGGCAAGGTGATCGGCCGGGGCGGTCGGACCGCCTCGGCGTTCCGCACCGTCGTCGGTGCGCTCGCCGGTCGCGGTGGGGCGCGCGTCGACTTCGTCGACGTCGACCGCCGGCACTGA
- the rpsP gene encoding 30S ribosomal protein S16: MAVKIRLKRLGKVRVPQYRIVVVDSRKKRDGRVIEEIGKYHPKEDPSYIDVVSDRAQYWLSVGAQPSDAVAAILKITGDFQKYHGLPGAEGTLKTADAKRDKLDIFNEALKEAHGSSGAAATTKKSAAKKSDAKADEKADEKADAKADEKSEARAEEPAAAAEAETTADDATKAEG; encoded by the coding sequence GTGGCCGTCAAGATCCGTTTGAAGCGCCTGGGCAAGGTCCGGGTGCCGCAGTACCGCATCGTCGTCGTCGACTCGCGCAAGAAGCGCGACGGTCGCGTGATCGAGGAGATTGGCAAGTACCACCCCAAGGAGGACCCGTCGTACATCGACGTCGTCTCCGACCGGGCGCAGTACTGGCTCTCCGTCGGCGCGCAGCCCAGCGACGCGGTCGCCGCGATCCTCAAGATCACCGGTGACTTCCAGAAGTACCACGGCCTCCCGGGCGCCGAGGGCACGCTGAAGACCGCTGACGCCAAGCGCGACAAGCTCGACATCTTCAACGAGGCCCTCAAGGAGGCGCACGGCTCGTCCGGCGCCGCCGCGACGACCAAGAAGTCGGCCGCCAAGAAGAGCGACGCCAAGGCCGACGAGAAGGCTGACGAGAAGGCCGACGCCAAGGCTGACGAGAAGTCCGAGGCCAGGGCCGAGGAGCCGGCTGCGGCCGCCGAGGCGGAGACCACCGCCGACGACGCGACCAAGGCGGAGGGCTGA
- a CDS encoding amidohydrolase family protein produces MSALKFTGPVLPDGESRDLYVVDGRVTFEAQPGAETAARGWIVPGLVDAHNHLGMEDHGAVGDDEVEGQALADRDAGALLLRDCGSPADTRWVHERDDLPRLVRAGRHIARTRRYIRSYAHEVEPAELSAYVAQEAQAGDGWVKLVGDWISRDAGDLAPSFPQESFAEAIEVAHRHGAKVTAHCFGHEALQGLLDAGIDCIEHGTGLALEQVEQMAAAGVALVPTVMQTDKFPGFAAQGREKFPAYAATMDQLHARRREVLMSAHEAGVPLYVGSDGGGAQRHGHLAGEVLAMAQLGMPAADVLAAASWKAREWLGFDGLVEGAGADFVVYDRDPAQDLTALWEPACVVLRGRVVA; encoded by the coding sequence ATGAGCGCGCTGAAGTTCACCGGCCCGGTCCTGCCCGACGGCGAGAGCCGCGACCTGTACGTCGTCGACGGCCGGGTCACCTTCGAGGCCCAGCCCGGTGCCGAGACCGCCGCGCGCGGGTGGATCGTGCCGGGCCTCGTCGACGCGCACAACCACCTGGGCATGGAGGACCACGGCGCCGTGGGCGACGACGAGGTCGAGGGCCAGGCCCTCGCCGACCGCGACGCCGGCGCCCTGCTGCTGCGCGACTGCGGGTCGCCCGCCGACACCCGCTGGGTGCACGAGCGCGACGACCTGCCCCGGCTGGTGCGCGCCGGACGCCACATCGCGCGCACCCGGCGCTACATCCGCAGCTACGCCCACGAGGTCGAGCCCGCCGAGCTGTCGGCGTACGTCGCGCAGGAGGCGCAGGCCGGTGACGGGTGGGTCAAGCTGGTGGGGGACTGGATCTCCCGCGACGCCGGCGACCTGGCGCCCTCGTTCCCGCAGGAGAGCTTCGCCGAGGCCATCGAGGTGGCGCACCGCCACGGAGCCAAGGTGACCGCGCACTGCTTCGGCCACGAGGCGCTGCAGGGCCTGCTCGACGCGGGTATCGACTGCATCGAGCACGGCACCGGGCTCGCCCTCGAGCAGGTCGAGCAGATGGCGGCCGCGGGGGTCGCGCTGGTGCCCACGGTGATGCAGACCGACAAGTTCCCCGGGTTCGCCGCCCAGGGCCGCGAGAAGTTCCCGGCGTACGCCGCCACCATGGACCAGCTGCACGCCCGCCGCCGCGAGGTGCTGATGTCGGCGCACGAGGCCGGTGTCCCGCTCTACGTCGGCAGCGACGGCGGTGGCGCCCAGCGCCACGGCCACCTGGCCGGCGAGGTGCTGGCGATGGCGCAGCTGGGGATGCCGGCCGCCGACGTGCTCGCCGCCGCGTCGTGGAAGGCGCGTGAGTGGCTGGGCTTCGACGGGCTGGTCGAGGGAGCCGGCGCCGACTTCGTGGTCTACGACCGGGATCCGGCCCAGGACCTGACGGCGCTGTGGGAGCCCGCCTGCGTGGTGCTGCGGGGGCGCGTGGTCGCCTGA
- a CDS encoding NYN domain-containing protein, translating to MRSVVVVDSANVIGSRPDGWWKDRAAATRRLHEALLVADVPGDEIVMVLEGGARGGARPGKDAHVRIVHAPKEGDATILSEAQRAGQRGCTVTVVTADRALAANVSATGATVVGPTWLLDQLDKLDHG from the coding sequence GTGAGGTCCGTGGTGGTGGTCGACTCGGCCAACGTGATCGGCAGCCGTCCCGACGGCTGGTGGAAGGACCGCGCCGCGGCGACGCGGCGCCTGCACGAGGCGCTGCTGGTGGCCGACGTGCCCGGCGACGAGATCGTGATGGTCCTCGAGGGCGGTGCCCGCGGGGGCGCCCGGCCCGGCAAGGACGCCCACGTGCGCATCGTGCACGCGCCCAAGGAGGGTGACGCGACGATCCTGTCCGAGGCCCAGCGCGCCGGCCAGCGCGGCTGCACCGTCACGGTCGTGACCGCCGACCGGGCCCTGGCCGCCAACGTCTCCGCCACCGGCGCCACCGTGGTGGGCCCGACCTGGCTGCTCGACCAGCTCGACAAGCTCGACCACGGCTGA
- the ffh gene encoding signal recognition particle protein produces the protein MFATLSDRLADTFKNLRGKGRLSEADIDATAREIRIALLEADVALPVVKEFVGAVKERARGEEVSGALNPAQQIIKIVNEELVTILGGETRRLRYAKSGPTVIMLAGLQGAGKTTLAAKLALWLKDQGKSPMLVAADLQRPNAVKQLQVNGERVGVTVFAPEPGNGVGDPVGVAKASIEEAKRTLHDVVIVDTAGRLGIDAELMKQASDIRDAVSPDEVLFVVDAMIGQDAVVTAQSFLDGVGYDGVVLTKLDGDARGGAALSIASITGKPVMFASNGEKLTDFDLFHPDRMASRILDMGDVMTLIEQAEKSFDSEQALKAAQKLSGQGGEFTLDDFLEQMQQVRKLGSMSKIMGMLPGMGQFREQLENFDEREIDRIQAIIQSMTPAERANPKLIDGSRRSRIAKGCGRQVSDVNQLVDRFFEARKMMMQMARGGGMPGMPGMPGMPGMGGGKRGKAKPQQKKGKGAKRSGNPAKAAQQEQAAKEKAAAAPATPFGTPGGEPVDYEKAAADLDLPKDFSKFLK, from the coding sequence TTGTTCGCCACACTGTCCGACCGGCTCGCCGACACCTTCAAGAACCTCCGGGGGAAGGGTCGCCTGTCCGAGGCCGACATCGACGCGACCGCGCGCGAGATCCGCATCGCGCTGCTCGAGGCCGACGTCGCCCTCCCGGTGGTCAAGGAGTTCGTCGGCGCCGTCAAGGAGCGGGCGCGCGGCGAGGAGGTCAGCGGCGCGCTGAACCCGGCCCAGCAGATCATCAAGATCGTCAACGAGGAGCTCGTGACGATCCTGGGCGGTGAGACCCGCCGGCTGCGCTACGCCAAGAGCGGCCCGACCGTGATCATGCTCGCCGGCCTCCAGGGCGCCGGCAAGACCACGCTGGCCGCCAAGCTGGCGCTGTGGCTCAAGGACCAGGGCAAGTCGCCGATGCTGGTGGCCGCCGACCTCCAGCGCCCCAACGCCGTCAAGCAGCTGCAGGTCAACGGCGAGCGGGTCGGCGTGACCGTCTTCGCCCCCGAGCCGGGCAACGGCGTCGGCGACCCGGTGGGCGTGGCGAAGGCCTCGATCGAGGAGGCCAAGCGCACCCTGCACGACGTCGTCATCGTCGACACCGCCGGTCGCCTGGGCATCGACGCCGAGCTGATGAAGCAGGCCTCCGACATCCGCGACGCCGTCTCGCCCGACGAGGTGCTCTTCGTCGTCGACGCGATGATCGGCCAGGACGCCGTCGTCACCGCGCAGTCCTTCCTCGACGGGGTGGGCTACGACGGCGTGGTGCTCACCAAGCTCGACGGCGACGCCCGTGGTGGTGCCGCGCTCTCGATCGCCTCGATCACCGGCAAGCCGGTCATGTTCGCCTCCAACGGCGAGAAGCTGACCGACTTCGACCTGTTCCACCCCGACCGCATGGCCTCACGGATCCTCGACATGGGCGACGTGATGACCCTGATCGAGCAGGCCGAGAAGAGCTTCGACTCCGAGCAGGCGCTCAAGGCCGCGCAGAAGCTCAGCGGCCAGGGCGGCGAGTTCACCCTCGACGACTTCCTCGAGCAGATGCAGCAGGTCCGCAAGCTCGGCTCGATGTCGAAGATCATGGGGATGCTGCCCGGCATGGGGCAGTTCCGCGAGCAGCTCGAGAACTTCGACGAGCGCGAGATCGACCGCATCCAGGCGATCATCCAGTCGATGACACCGGCCGAGCGGGCCAACCCCAAGCTCATCGACGGATCGCGCCGCTCCCGCATCGCCAAGGGCTGCGGGCGCCAGGTCTCCGACGTCAACCAGCTCGTCGACCGCTTCTTCGAGGCGCGCAAGATGATGATGCAGATGGCTCGAGGCGGCGGGATGCCCGGCATGCCGGGGATGCCGGGCATGCCCGGCATGGGTGGTGGCAAGCGCGGCAAGGCCAAGCCGCAGCAGAAGAAGGGCAAGGGCGCCAAGCGCTCGGGCAACCCCGCCAAGGCCGCCCAGCAGGAGCAGGCGGCCAAGGAGAAGGCGGCGGCCGCGCCGGCCACCCCCTTCGGCACGCCGGGCGGTGAGCCGGTCGACTACGAGAAGGCGGCAGCCGACCTCGACCTGCCCAAGGACTTCTCGAAGTTCCTCAAGTGA
- a CDS encoding [protein-PII] uridylyltransferase — protein sequence MTATEREQRTSEADALCAAAYEKAGGGEVGSALVAVGGYGRRELAPHSDLDVVLVLDEGVEAGEVAERVWYPLWDSGTTIDHSVRALPEMLSAAEADLRVALGLLDVRHLAGDANLTLRLRATVLAQWRRNARERLPALRELVRARHELVGELAHMSVPDVKEAEGGLRDATVLRALVATWLVDVPHTDLERGRQALLDVRDLVQAGAGRANDRIQPEMWSELATGLGMSDARSAQVHVRTLGRRITHLSRLSWRRVDDFLARPVSVRTARKPALFPIARGVALAGREIVLDRKARPAEDPVLLLRAAAAAAEMDAVLAPPTAARLAREVADLPDPWPTEARQQLVRLLASGRGLLPVWETLEETGALPRLLPEWERIRLLPHASAIHRFTVDRHVVETCIEASSLIRQVNRPDVLMVAALLHDIGKGSLTEHSVAGEPIAREIAARMGFEPASVDLIAGLVRWHLLLAETATTRDHDDPATIERVASRVGSTEALSLLTALTEADAKAASSQAWSTWRAGLVVELSRRVHTALDTGRSLPPVADEEVEIPREVRNGAVHFAVEATPDGTRVTAMAPDRVGLLADFSGLFALQRIPVRAARAWAQEVYSVSVWEVAEPGLDVPYLRERYEAIAEGRVDPASRLRPDPRALAPTVEVRPDASRTATVLEVRAADQPGVVHRVCAALAQLDVAVRSAHVETLGPQAVDVFYLQEAAAGALSETRAADAAHAVRAALTVEPR from the coding sequence GTGACGGCCACCGAGCGGGAGCAGCGCACGAGCGAGGCGGACGCGCTGTGCGCGGCGGCGTACGAGAAGGCGGGCGGGGGCGAGGTCGGCTCCGCGCTGGTGGCCGTGGGCGGCTACGGCCGCCGCGAGCTGGCGCCGCACTCCGACCTCGACGTGGTGCTGGTGCTCGACGAGGGCGTGGAGGCAGGCGAGGTCGCCGAGCGGGTCTGGTACCCGCTGTGGGACTCCGGCACCACCATCGACCACTCGGTGCGCGCGCTGCCCGAGATGTTGTCGGCGGCCGAGGCCGACCTCCGGGTCGCGCTCGGGCTGCTCGACGTGCGGCACCTGGCCGGTGACGCGAACCTGACGCTGCGGCTGCGCGCCACGGTGCTGGCGCAGTGGCGTCGCAACGCCCGCGAGCGCCTGCCCGCGCTGCGCGAGCTGGTGCGCGCCCGCCACGAGCTCGTGGGCGAGCTGGCGCACATGTCGGTGCCCGACGTGAAGGAGGCCGAGGGCGGCCTGCGCGACGCGACCGTGCTGCGCGCACTGGTGGCCACCTGGCTCGTCGACGTGCCGCACACCGACCTGGAGCGTGGCCGCCAGGCGCTGCTCGACGTCCGCGACCTGGTGCAGGCCGGGGCCGGCCGGGCCAACGACCGCATCCAGCCCGAGATGTGGAGCGAGCTGGCCACCGGCCTGGGGATGAGCGACGCGCGCAGCGCCCAGGTGCACGTGCGCACCCTGGGGCGGCGCATCACCCACCTGTCGCGGCTGAGCTGGCGCCGCGTCGACGACTTCCTGGCGCGCCCGGTCTCGGTGCGCACCGCCCGCAAGCCGGCGCTGTTCCCGATCGCCCGCGGCGTGGCGCTCGCCGGGCGCGAGATCGTCCTGGACCGCAAGGCCCGGCCGGCCGAGGACCCCGTGCTGCTGCTGCGCGCCGCTGCGGCGGCCGCCGAGATGGACGCCGTCCTGGCCCCGCCGACCGCGGCCCGGCTGGCCCGCGAGGTCGCCGACCTGCCCGACCCGTGGCCCACCGAGGCGCGCCAGCAGCTGGTGCGGCTGCTGGCCTCGGGGCGCGGCCTGCTGCCGGTCTGGGAGACGCTCGAGGAGACAGGCGCGCTCCCGCGGCTGCTGCCCGAGTGGGAGCGCATCCGGCTGCTGCCGCACGCCTCGGCGATCCACCGCTTCACCGTCGACCGCCACGTCGTCGAGACCTGCATCGAGGCGTCGTCGCTGATCCGGCAGGTCAACCGGCCCGACGTGCTGATGGTCGCGGCGCTGCTGCACGACATCGGCAAGGGCAGCCTGACCGAGCACAGCGTGGCGGGGGAGCCGATCGCGCGGGAGATCGCGGCCCGGATGGGCTTCGAGCCGGCCTCGGTCGACCTGATCGCGGGCCTGGTGCGCTGGCACCTGCTGCTCGCCGAGACCGCCACCACCCGCGACCACGACGACCCGGCCACCATCGAGCGGGTCGCCTCGCGGGTGGGCTCGACCGAGGCGCTCTCCCTGCTGACCGCGCTGACCGAGGCCGACGCCAAGGCGGCCTCGTCCCAGGCGTGGTCGACCTGGAGGGCGGGCCTGGTGGTCGAGCTCTCGCGCCGGGTGCACACCGCCCTCGACACCGGGCGCAGCCTGCCGCCGGTCGCCGACGAGGAGGTGGAGATCCCGCGCGAGGTGCGCAACGGCGCGGTCCACTTCGCCGTGGAGGCCACCCCCGACGGCACCCGCGTGACCGCCATGGCCCCCGACCGGGTCGGTCTGCTGGCCGACTTCTCGGGCCTGTTCGCCCTGCAGCGCATCCCCGTGCGTGCCGCGCGCGCCTGGGCCCAGGAGGTCTACAGCGTCTCGGTCTGGGAGGTCGCCGAGCCGGGCCTCGACGTGCCCTACCTGCGCGAGCGGTACGAGGCGATCGCCGAGGGCCGGGTCGACCCGGCCAGCCGGCTGCGTCCCGACCCCCGGGCCCTGGCGCCCACCGTGGAGGTGCGCCCCGACGCCTCGCGCACCGCGACGGTGCTGGAGGTGCGCGCCGCCGACCAGCCCGGCGTCGTCCACCGCGTCTGCGCGGCGCTGGCCCAGCTCGACGTGGCGGTGCGCTCGGCCCATGTCGAGACCCTCGGTCCGCAGGCGGTCGACGTGTTCTACCTGCAGGAGGCCGCCGCCGGCGCGCTCTCCGAGACCCGGGCCGCCGACGCCGCCCACGCCGTCCGTGCGGCTCTCACGGTGGAGCCCCGGTAG
- a CDS encoding P-II family nitrogen regulator has translation MKLVTAVIKPHKWEDVREALETFGVAGMTVSEVSGYGRQKGHTEVYRGAEYDVALVPKIRLEIVVDDADAEDVAGIIVKAAQTGRIGDGKVWTSPVDSVVRVRTGDRDAAAL, from the coding sequence ATGAAGCTCGTGACCGCGGTGATCAAGCCGCACAAGTGGGAAGACGTCCGCGAGGCCCTCGAGACCTTCGGCGTCGCCGGCATGACCGTCAGCGAGGTCAGCGGCTACGGCCGCCAGAAGGGCCACACCGAGGTCTACCGCGGCGCGGAGTACGACGTCGCGCTGGTGCCCAAGATCCGCCTCGAGATCGTCGTCGACGACGCCGACGCCGAGGACGTGGCCGGCATCATCGTCAAGGCCGCGCAGACCGGCCGGATCGGTGACGGCAAGGTGTGGACCAGCCCCGTCGACAGCGTGGTGCGGGTGCGCACCGGCGACCGCGACGCGGCGGCCCTGTGA